In Limanda limanda chromosome 3, fLimLim1.1, whole genome shotgun sequence, the sequence AGCTCAACTCCACTTGTCTCTCATCCTGggtaaaaaacatttctcttccTTATTTGGACTCCATTTCGAAGCCAGGGATCATATTAGTGTTTATACTACATACTGACATACTGAGATACCATGTTGGTGTAAACACTAGACTAAGAATTTAAAGAATCTCTTATGAGGATTAAAACATATTGGTTAATTACACTTGCAATCTATTCATACATAAAGAATACAAGGTCATAAATAGTATCCTGCTGTGTGAGTACATGTCACGTCCTTTATTACTCCActtaaccttttttattttctctctctcagcaatCCCATCTGTTTGATAATGAGGGGACGGTGTTCTTTGCCATATTTATGGGGATTTGGGGTAAGTGTCCGTCTGTGCAGTTCTCCCTCTGCCCCCTTCTCCTGTAAGACAGATTTTCACTATTAAAACCTTTTAATACTTTCAAGCATCAAAGTTGCGCTTCAGCCAAGAGCAACTTTCCAGCACAATTATGTTGTCATGAAACGAGCAGTTTGCCCAGCGACGTGTCGGCAAAGTCACTGGCGTCATGCACAGCAGGCCGCCAAGTCTTAAAAATCTGTCCAAGGAAAAGCAGGGACACGAAAAAAACACTTGCAGAAACACTAACTTCTCATCATAGAACAAAGTCTTTGTTCAGATACTCCCAGACTAAGAGTTTACGACTGTTGACAGTGACCCTGTTTCTGGAGTTCTGGAAGCGGCGTCAGGCGCGGCTGGAGTACGAGTGGGACCTGGTGGATtttgaggaggagcagcagcagcttcaaatGCGCCCAGAGTTCGAGATCAGATGCACCAACAGGAGACTGAACAAGATCACCCAGGTGCTTAGGAGCCTTTCTGACTATAAACAAGTGTATGTATTTTCAAAAAGATAAAATTATGACAATGGTATTTAATCTTCCAGGAAATGGAGCCTTATCTCCCCATCACCAGCAAGTGTGCTCGCTTCTGCCTCTCCACAGCCACCGTCATATTCTGggtaaatatgtgtgtgtgtgcgtgtgacagcTATTTATATTATATCTATTATCAATTTCATGATAAGTCGGCGTCGCTTAGTACCAACAGCtgcatttgtgtgcgtgtgtttgtgtgttctctaCAGATCTCTCTTATAGTGGCCTGTATCATCGGGGTGATAGCGTACAGACTTGCCGTGTACGCCGCCTTCGCCAGTATCATTAAAGACCCCATGAGGAAGATCCAGGTGGTGGGCAGGTTCATCACGCCGCAGCTGGCGACTTCTGTCACCGCCTCCTGCATCAACTTTGTCATCATCATGATCCTCAACTTCTTTTACGAGAGGGTGGCCATTTGGATCACTGATATGGGTGAGGAGGTTTCGTCTGACGTCCACCGAcctaaagaaaacacatttcaacagATTTAGAGGAATGTCTGGTGTTGATGGTGCAAACTCGTCTTTCCACAGAAATCCCAAAGACCCACCTGGAGTATGAGAACAGGCTGACCATGAAGATGTTTATGTTCCAGTTCGTCAACTACTACTCCTCCTGTTTCTATGTGGCCTTCTTCAAAGGGAAATTTGTGGGTTATCCTGGTGACTATTCCTACATGTTTGGCAAATGGAGCAATCTGAGGAACGAGGAGGTGAGTTAGACCCAAATTAAAACATTCTTCAAGGACATGATTGAGTAAATAAACTGAGTTGTAATTCCTAAAGTTAATATTTCCAGAGAAAAGTGCATTAAAAACAacgcttgttgttgttgttgcagtgtGACCCTGGCGGCTGCCTCATTGAGCTGACCACACAGCTGGTGATCGTCATGGCCGGGAAACAGTTATGGGGGAACATTCAGGAAGCTCTGCTGCCGTGAGTCcatcacatctgtgtgtgtgtcccccctTCATCGTTCCCCTCATTCAGTTACTCAGAGTGAAAGTAACATTAGGCCACAACAAGACAACATTTCTATCATATTCCATTCTCTGCTACAAATTGTACGGAGTCATCATCAATAGATTTTCCATTAATAAATACTGTATAGTTTTCCACCTTGCAAAATATCAAGAACTTTCTGTTTCACCTCACCTGGGAACGTCCTCAGCAAAAAACATTAGCTACACATTTTAAACGTCTTGGCTCAGGAGGTTCAGAGGGTCGTTCAGTAACATATGGtctgtggtttgatccccagcttctcctgtctgcatttcaaaatgtccttaggcaagatactgaacctcacATTGTGCCTGAATGTGATTGATGAGAGCTGGAAAGTGCCAGATAAATACAGTTTAACATTTAAGAGAGAGTGTAGACAGATTTCAACCAGGTTATCGACTGCATCAGTGATCTGTTCAGTTCTTTGAGAAGATTCATAGGTTTAGatgaaaaaacaagtaaaatgcttcagagtttaaaagactAGAGAGCTTTTGTCAAAATCTCTTACATCAAGTCAGGAAGATGATTTGGCCTAATGCCTGTAAGACAGCAAGTGACCAGTGGAAACTATTCAATAGAGAATTAAAAGAGCTGCATGCTTTAAACAACTTGTTTCTATCGTGTGCAGAACATACAATGTTAAACCTGCACAgatcatttcatcatcatcactgcgGAAAtgtatctctgtgtttgtgccaattccaaaaattatatttaatcatACCCTGACTGACGTGTAGTTCTTCTTCACGGGCTCCTCGACAGTCTGATGCGTAACTGGTGGAGCGGCAGGAAGGGGCGGCACCATCCTGAAAACCATTACAGCCGCTGGGAGCAAGACCACGTCCTGCTGAACTTCACCCAACTGGGCTTGTTCTACGAGTACCTGGAGATGGGTGAGATACTTCTGCTGGATTACTTATGAAATTATGGGTTACAGGTCACATTTGTACAGACTCATAATATGTAATGATCACAGCCACACCTCTCATATCACGTTCTATCTCATCACTCTATCTGTTCTCCCTCTTTGTCGTTCCAGTCGTCCAGTTTGGCTTCATCACGCTGTTCGTGGCCTCCTTCCCCTTGGCTCCGCTCTTGGCTCTGTTCAACAACATCCTGGAGATCAGGGTGGACGCCTGGAAGTTCACCACCCAGTTCAGACGGCCGGTGGCGTCCAAGGCTCGAAACATCGGCGCGTGGCAGGAGATCCTCAACGCGGTGGCCATTTTATCCGTTGTTACCAATGTGAGTCAGTAAATATAGTTTTGTTTGCGGAATTTTTACAAATATCTACATTCTCATGGATGATAAATGTGTAGCTTTCGAACTAGAATGCTAACTAAATAATGCAACCTAAATAAAATGTCCAATTCAGCTGGAAACTAAGCATCGTTTTATTACAGGCGTTTATCATGGCGTTCACCTCAGACATGATCCCCCGGATGGTCTATCTGTACGCCTATGGTAAAAACGTAAGCATGATGGGCTACGTCAACAACAGCCTGTCAATATACAACATCTCTCAAATCCCTGACCGCAACATGCCGGAGGAACTGGATTACTCGTTTGAGAACTTGACCTCAACCTGCAGGTATCAGAGAAAGAGCAACATGACATTTTACAGTGATGTAAAACAGAAAAGCTGAAAAACGTCACATCGGAAAAGCTGAAACCAGATCATTTAGAATTTATATAGATAATTGAAAATTGTTCATAGTTAATTCTCTATCAATTGAATCTCATCAGAGTTCTTGACGGATGTAATTAAAAAGATGATTCTCAGTTGAGACACTTAAATATGAATCATTCTAAGCATGTATTCAAGACAAATAAATGTGCAACTTTGATAAAGTTCTCCATTAGATAAACAACACATGATACTGTAGACGTGTTTCTTTCCTTACATGGTCATAGGATGCAGAGAAAGTATTTGTTTCTAAGAGTTTTAAATGTCCAGGGATCAGAAATTTATCTTGACTTGAACTATTAAATCATCTTCTATGGGACGTAACATGTCATTGATGATGAATGTGGAACAAAAGGTCAGTGTGCATAGCAGAAGAGCACGTACCtgtgccaaggcccaacagtccccagTTTccttagattcaatcaagctcCACCAATTTTCACACACAcgtagatatcagttccctgcatatgcttttttttgtttatttttatcaagatcccttaattattctctgagataagaaagtgaaaaagcaagtactggatctgcctcctgatcctgattCACACCAATATTCATTTTACCCACACCACAACTGTCCACCTAGTTTGATGGTGATactaaaaatagtttttgtctAATCTTGCAAACTAACATACAAACAATTGCAGATACGTTTGGAAGTTCTACACTGTAGTGTTTACTGATTTACTTTATCAACATATTATCTATACGAATATATACATTAATCCTCATTTGATGCTCTGTCgtcttgttgtttttgtttagatACCGTGATTACCGTTACCCTCCAGGCCACGACAAGGAGTACACTCACACCATGCAGTTCTGGCACATCCTAGCTGCCAAAATGGCCTTCATTATCACCATGGAGGTAAGACCACACACCCTCTGTCTACATTACTCTCAGAATTCATCTAGAAAACTGATTGAACTCTTCATCATGTAAtacttcctctctctgcagcatgTGGTCTTTGTGGTGAAGTTCTTCGTGGCGTGGATGATCCCGGACGTGCCGTCGGACGTGAAGGCGCGGTTCAAACGAGAGCGCTACCTGATCCAAGAGTACCTGCACAACTACGAGGTGGAGAGGCTCAAAATCCAGCTGAGCGCCAGTTTCAACACGGCACCGCTGTCAGATACGTCATTGATATCGGACACGCATGAGGTGTTGTCTGAGTGCCTGTAGCCGCGGCTTCACCCCTCCGACTAAACAAGCCAAGAAATGGACACGTGTGGGACTCGGGGCTGATCAGAACATCCATATGATCCATGAGTAAGGGCTTTCGTCTTGGGGATAAAAGCGCTGCTATCTTTTAAATGTACATTATCATCCGGTCAAATATGCTCCTGTGAGAGGAAGTAGAGATGAATCCGAAAAACAAATCCAGTGCCATGTTTCACTGTGCTTCGTACTTTAAATCAGCTTCTTGAGTGACTGAAACTTTTCTGTGCCATAAAGAAATGTCGGAAGGTGTCGGGACGGATACGAGTGTAGCTGCAGTTTGTATCGTTCTCCACGTGATGCATTCAAACTCATGACTGAGAGACTCTGTATGTGCTTGTAGAGTTTAAGCTAGTGGTGTTTACCGTGTGAAATTAGTTGTAATTTCCCTTTAAATTTGCTGGATATGCTAAcaatttcctttcttttttttgcatctggTTCATCTACTGAGAAAACTGAGATGAGGTCGTACTTGTTTATAGTTGTGGAGTAGTTTGAATGGTAATTGTGGCTGGAAGCTCATATCATTACATGAAGAATGTAGAAAACACTTATAAAAGGTTTCAATATATCAGATCTGAAACACATTTATAATATAAGAGAATTAAATAGTCAGTGCTTAATCCTCAGACAGTTTCACTcaatttccttttaaataattttttgaaTCGGGAGCTGCATAATATTAGCTCCCACTTATCTGTAGCTGGGCTATGAGACTGTCAGATTTTAGTTTTCAGTGTGTTATATTTAGGGGAAAGCTCTTAAAAACTGTGCATTTGAAAACAGAGTACCTCCGTTTACACTTCAGCGAGACAGATGCTGCAGGTTCATCTTCCAAACGTGTCCCCAATCTGCTCCGGGACCAATGACAAGACTCCTAACCcaaagaaacaaataacatGTTGGAAGATCTCCGGACAGATCTTCAGTTTTAATACAATCAATGTGTGTGGACGGGTTCAGCTCGGTCGTGTGTCGCCCTCACTCGTCGTCTGGAGGCATAAACAGTTGTAACCTTGATTTCTGAGATAATCACACAAGAGAAGGAACACATAAGAAATATAAACTTAATGCCTTTAGTAACCTCATCCTCTCTGGATATTAAGTGTTGCTTTGGATATAAAAATATGTTATCTATTTTTATTGGTTGTAGAGCGATTAATTTATTGATCTGTTCTGCTCTGTGACCTgaattctttttatttacaACCATCTCAACATTCtcattttaagatgttttattATACGTCTTCTTGTgacacttaatttttttttaatttgtcgcCACCAAACAGTGTTAGCGCATAAAGTTGCTCAAGTGCATTTTTATGCTATTGATTTCAACGTTGTCGAGGGACCAGAGAAGTTAAAAACCCGTGGGAAACACAGGTTCAGAAATGTGATTATAATTCTCGACAGCAGATAATTTATCTGACACAGTGAAGCTTTTTATCTGCTTCTGCTCTTGatctttctgtgtttgtatcGAGACTTATATGTGATTTACACTGTAATTGATGCAGTTGTGATTCCAGCTCACAGCAAATTATATCTGACATATTGACCTGATTTACTCTAATCTGATTTCCTCTATAATCTCAGGATTAAACCTCTTCCAGTGTCGGTCGAGCATCACTTTTTGACACGATATGCAGATGTCAGACATGTGCGAGGGGTTAGGTCGGTGCATGATCCTGTAAGATGCTCGCTGTACCGTATTTCCCAGCAAACAAATGCCTTAAATGTCTGTGTTTACttgtttttgtatgattttGTAACGGCAGCGTTTCCTGTCTGACTTCAAAACCTGTTCCATGTGCaatttgttgctgctgcttgtaTTTGCAAAGTAGTTGTTTTGTCTGGTTTGAATTTCTGTAAATATTGTGTCTGTTATATTCTAACCTTACTGTAGCCTATTGTACAGAAACGCAGTAAAGGTGGTTATGTCCacaataaataaagacatacaAAGTATTATTGTGAGTTTTGGGTTTCTGCACTTGACCACACCAGAGGATTTCAAAGTCTGAGACTGTGACCTCCCTCAAACAAGACTTAAAAGAAAAAGgctcctccctcatctctttTAGTTGGCTTCATTAGTTTTGCTAAATTCCTGGATGCCTATAACAACTATTATGCTATTTGATCTCACAGACTGAGCCCAGAAAGCTGCATTTTGCTGTTTGATATAACTTCATACttaatcaaataaagaaaaaatacatttattagtTTCTGAAAAAACTCAGATTCCTCAGATTCCTCCAAACTACTGTATCTCTAACCAAGTAATCTTAACCAAGTCGGACATATTTAGGCGACTTTATGTGACAACTTGTAATATTTTTTGTCACTTACATTCACTGAGCATCCCCTGAAACAGTTCGGCGCGGTCCTGGGGAGACCCGCCTCACACCCATCACAACCCCTGGTCCACACAAcaacataaatataatataaatataatattacaaGTTGAGCATATGAAAGatcaagaaaaatacaaattgttCTAATTGTTATTACAAAGTTCAATACTGTTAACTCTTAAAAGAATGTATTTCTTCTCCTTCCCccaaaaagatttaaaaaaaagaagctgaatCAATACATTTCTAAACATTTTTGTTCCATAAGTTTTACTGGCCAAGATTGGTTACAAAACTTATAAAATCGTTTCTGATTCGTCATCTCAAACTCAACTGAACAGAGAGACTTCACTGCTTCAACAGATTAATGTTAAACAAATATAGTCCAAGTCTGCCAAAACTTTGGTGCAcagtgaaggtcaaaggtcacagtaagatatcaacaaacaaaacacagttgacttttggggggaggggggctttAAACTTTTAAGAAATAACAGCTGCATTGATCAAGATCCAGCAAAATGCATatgaagataaagaaaacatatttatacagAAGATCCAAcaatcatcaaataaaaaagaagaaataaataagaaagaATATATGTTTAAGGCTTGAATTTACATTTGTGTAAGATAGTGTCTTGTATGGCCACCAGGTGGCAGGCAATACCCACAAATGGAGGGAAAGGCCCAGGTCGCTTTTATCTGTCATTTGTTTAATCCCTTAGTCACAGTTTTTAATTATACTTATAACTAACATTAatatttgttgttattattttaagcATTATTGTTGTTGCTATTTTCACATGCATTACCAGTAGGCAGCATTTGTATTTCTATTATTTGGCCAAATTGCAAGAGAACAATGAGGCCTCCAGATAATGAAACCCTTTTAGaagaatgtatatatttttttgttgaatcCAGATTTCGTATTCATGCCTCTGTGAGAAGATGTGGTTGTCAGGGGGAAGGAAGTATGTGGAGATGCTTAAATTATTGATGGAtgtgaggagaggagcctgTTGGGTGGGTGTGGAGGGGGTTCCTCTCCCGCTCATTTGGTTTCCATGGCACCGCCCTCCAGAGAGCTGCAGCTTTCATATATCAGGTTACTgtcttagttttattttatttttgtatacattttaaacataaatacGCAGAATGAAAAATGAACGAAATCGGGTTGTGTTATTATTTGAAGTTGCATCATTGCGATAATGATCGGATGGaattaacacatacacacacacacacacacacacatgcacacatcagcCTTTCCCTTTCTATGAATTCCCTCAGAACAACCCTCCTCTTGTTACAGCCCGGGTGTTTCAGGCTCACACATGTGGCCTCCGCTCGCACCGGCCGAGCATCTGTCCAGATGTGTCTGCACGCGGAGCTTCCGCCGCTGACCTCGGTGCTGAACGCGACGTCAGACGGAGCCGCGCGCACCCCGGGACGCACGAGCCAGCCTCACTTCCTCCCTGAGTCGCCTCCAGCACGCGCGGCTGCCTCCTCaacttctctcctttctttttgaatctgtccatccacctgctccatccctctctctctccctcctttttattttaatttcctcCCCATCCTTCGAAGGCGTGATCCCACCACCTCCACTCCCCGTGCGTGTTCCCGGTGATGGCACCGTGcgcggctgctgctgttcctgctgTTCCTCCCCCGGCTGCAGGGGACGAGCTGATGGCTGGAGGACGCGCACGGCTCGTTTGATTCGCGTGCAcgcatgtttttatttgtcctctcGCTTCGCCACTTTTCTCTGTGAGAACTCAACTCGCCCTCCGGATCGTCGCCTTCCTCGCGTCCAGCGCAACTTGGCCTGCTGTTGTTTTGTCGCCGCTGCGTCCTGGAGTCGTAACATGACGAGCGAGCAGTAGAATCCGCACAGAGAAGATTCAGGCCTCACATACACAGTGATCTGGATATGGAGTCCGTGAAGATGAGAGCTGTGACGGGGGTGAAGGAATTCGCGGGAAAGACCCTGGGCCAAATGTACAAGTAAGGACCGGACATTTTATGTATTAATACTGTTATTAATCATGTGAGTTGCCTGATTTGATGACTTGGATTCGAGCTGCACCTGAGGTGTGGGTCCGCGGGCCTCACACTTTCTACAACTCACATCTGTGGTCACGCCTCTGGAAGTGAGAGGAGAAATTATGTAATCaggggtgtgcgtgtgtgggcgtgcgtgcgtgtgcgtgtgtacctgtgtgtacctgtgcgtgcgtgtgtgtggtgatggcTGTGGGTTGGGATGAACCGACATGCCAccggatgatgatgatgatgatgatgatgatgatgatgatgatgatgatgatgatgatgatgatgatgatgatgatgatgatgatgatggcctGCGTGTGAATCTCATTAACAGACAGGTTACGGGACGTGAAGGCCGCGCACGATTTAATAAATATACTGCAGATTGTTTCTCTTCATTCAGAATTCATAACACAATCATATTATTTTCCAAAGCCCTCTGACGCAACACTAACACTGATAGTAAACGCACCGCCCCCCGTTCAATGACACGACATCCAACATCTGGATTCTCTTTCATCTGGAGATTCTCGGTAGTTTTTTCCATCTGAGGCcgaatgaataaaacaaattctcCCTGCTATATTTAGTCTTGGTCCCATGAGGATGTGTCTTCCCTCGTTCAGACAGAACGAGGACATTCCTGCATCTGCGCTAGAAATACAGAACATCTGGTTTGAAAGAGGATCAGGCCACATTTGCATGAGATTTCCAGTAAATTGCCGTTATTCTACAAcgatatttaaaaacaaaaaaaaatcggGACTTTTGATTTGACAGCAGCTCCTGCATCTATCTGCGTGTTACTCGACTGGaagaactaaaaattgtcatCCCGTTACAGACATGTGCATTTAAATATTTCGATTTTTCTGGTCGTTTTGTACATCTGGACGCGTGGAGACTAAATGTGACTTTCTCCTGAAggtggtgggaggaggtggggtgagggtgggca encodes:
- the ano5b gene encoding anoctamin-5b, with amino-acid sequence MRRVTGKAKDETLIELQSATDLETTDENNGNGVSSLSERTLPGNTETEKLQPNKDTVFFRDGLRRIDFVLSYVDDKDGEKKQERRREFEANLEKTGLELETEDKSYSKDQKTYFLKIHAPWEVLTTYADVLKVKVPFKESDIPHAQEVPLEWLSHPFRLPDYIMHPQPDYFTYPFDKNKTDFFLINDKDSFFPPSTRNRIVFYLLARCPYFKEGCKEKDKTGIKRLISNGTYTAAFPLHDCRYWKRARDAKCESERFNLYSHWARFLCFYKEQPLNLIRKYYGEKIGIYFAWLGFYTEMLFVAAVMGVICFTYGVLSYDDNQSSKEICDASIGGSILMCPLCDKKCPFWKLNSTCLSSWQSHLFDNEGTVFFAIFMGIWVTLFLEFWKRRQARLEYEWDLVDFEEEQQQLQMRPEFEIRCTNRRLNKITQEMEPYLPITSKCARFCLSTATVIFWISLIVACIIGVIAYRLAVYAAFASIIKDPMRKIQVVGRFITPQLATSVTASCINFVIIMILNFFYERVAIWITDMEIPKTHLEYENRLTMKMFMFQFVNYYSSCFYVAFFKGKFVGYPGDYSYMFGKWSNLRNEECDPGGCLIELTTQLVIVMAGKQLWGNIQEALLPLMRNWWSGRKGRHHPENHYSRWEQDHVLLNFTQLGLFYEYLEMVVQFGFITLFVASFPLAPLLALFNNILEIRVDAWKFTTQFRRPVASKARNIGAWQEILNAVAILSVVTNAFIMAFTSDMIPRMVYLYAYGKNVSMMGYVNNSLSIYNISQIPDRNMPEELDYSFENLTSTCRYRDYRYPPGHDKEYTHTMQFWHILAAKMAFIITMEHVVFVVKFFVAWMIPDVPSDVKARFKRERYLIQEYLHNYEVERLKIQLSASFNTAPLSDTSLISDTHEVLSECL